Genomic segment of Candoia aspera isolate rCanAsp1 chromosome 2, rCanAsp1.hap2, whole genome shotgun sequence:
ATTGAGCTCCAGTGTGGAGCACATGCTCCCTTCTATATGCTATATTTCAAACTGCAtgcctttttttctattttttttcccaatagaaATTACAGTTAGTAAAGTTAACAAGAAACGAAAGAATTGTGATATATTGTGATATAAATATCATGTAATATATAACATGATAAAATTTGGCAGTTTATCAATAATAATTCATTTCAAGATTTAGTAGTAGAATTTCAGTACCATTTTCAGTCACGCAGAAAATCTTCATTGACTGTTAGAGGAAATCCAACCAAGCCAAAAACTTtgcattataaaaaataaataaggcgggataaaaataaaatacatacatacatactattcAAATTACAATACAGAACACCGTCAATACTAGCCAGTTCAATGATGGGGTATTTTTTGGCAACCTATGTCACAAACATGTTGCTTCCCCTGCACTATCTCACTTTTAAACATCATGCTGTGCCCGCTGCTCATTGAAGAATGGGAACAATCACAAAGtcttcccatttaattttctcctttttccaggatttaatggaaagaattattttgttctttcCGTTAAGAAAGAAACCAGAATTCCTACCTTCCTCcaacaaaagattttttaaaaggtccCCAGGGTTGAAGAATTTAAAAAGGCAGGTAGAAAGAGACAAGCTGTCCATGGCAGTGTGTCAGCCCCACACATTGCTGGAACTAATGATGGCTTTGAACACCAGTCAAGCTGCCTTTTCTATTTAGGCCCAGTTATCTCAATTTCTCACAAAGAAGAATTGCTCTCTCTTATCCAGATCTAGACCCACCAGGACACATGAGTGTTTGTTGCAAAAGCGGGGAGGAATTTAATTTCCAAAGTAGCCACGTGGCCTGTGCAAGAAAGTACCTATGCAAAACAACATAGGTTCACGTGGACATCCACCTTAaaaactgggaaagaaaccttgaaaaaCAGAACTTGAAAGTTATGGAGAAAACTCAGTTGTGCTTAGCCTtgactcttcctcctcctcttcctccctgatCTTTTTAAATTGAAACTTCAAAAAACATcacaattaacatttctttttttttaagttaactataatattatataaaaacTAAGTAACAGTATAGCAATATATCCCTGTattactatttaaaataaaaccatattGTTTAGAATAGATACTTAACCTATTATATACACTGTCAGCCTCAACTCCTTCTATCTTCAGGAAAGCCTCTTAATAAAAATTTTGTCTACAAGAGTTGGCAGCACACAGCTGCCTTTGTCTGATCTTGAAAGgtaagcaggatcagaccaagATGTCttcaggatgtggtcaaaaaggtcaagatggcagcacaatggtgcaatcaaagcaccaactattttttgtgtgtgatgcacatttaaaaaaaacaaacaggtggagctttgattgcaccagtGTGACCAACATCTTACACCCTGTAGGCACCTCTGGGTCAGACTAGCTAGTACCTGAATGGAAGATCATGAGGAAAGCTTGTAGCTGTAGGCTAACCCAGGAAATGCAAAAACATCCAGGAAGAAGGctgtagcaaaccacttcttctGTTGTGGCCAAGAGATCCAGCTTGGATGAGGAACTGATCTTAACTCAGGGAGCCTTTATCTTTGATAATGATTGCAGCTGATTTTATTGGAGTTTAGCTTTATCATGTTAATATTTCCTGCTAATTTTACAGGAACTGGATACcttgaaataataaacaaacaatacaGTAGACAAGGTTGTTTTTTCCCCAGTTCTTTGCCAAGAAAGTTCTTAATTATCAAGCCTGTTCTGTATTTATCCTTGCCATACAAGAAGAGCGCTTACCACCTCACAAGAATTACTGTTCCTAAATAGCAAATGAGACTACTGTATCCAAGTTTGCAAAATGGTGCAATCAGGAAGAGGTTTCTCAGTCCCTGTTTCTAtcgaaaacaatataaaaccggATTACATGAATGCAACCACAATCGCACTGCAATtacagtagcaaaaaaaaaaggcaatgtgTTTTGTGTGCTTGTTTTTCCCTAGATTAATCCACTGACAAAAGATGATGAGGGTGTTTACCAGTGTCATGCTGCAAATATGGTGGGAGAAACACAGGCAGAGGGGACTATTAAAGTCCTACAGCAAAGTAAAAATCAGAAGGATAATTTCCCAGCATCAGAAGATGTGAAGTAGCAAGGTAACCTTGACCCCTTTAGTTTTCCTTGTTGGTAGAAATCCCATTTTAAGTGAATGTAAATGCCTAGCTTTCTTCACAGACAAGAATGGCATAACAAaacatgcagagagagagagacagatgccCAAAAAGGCTTACAAGTCTGTTTCAAATAGATCTTGACTACCATGGTACATTTAGTATAAGCACACTGTTGCCGTTTCCACCACCTTGTTGCACAGAACTCATGTTACAGGAGCTATTCTCTGAAAGGCCTTTATCATACAATGGGTACACTGAatttctaactttttaaaaaaggttagaAGTTGGCACCATTGCCTAGTGCTGGTAAGCAGAATCAATGTACATCTCACTGTAGGAAAAGTCAAAGCATTGTACCAACTGTGGGAATGTTGCTGGAAATTACCGCTGTATGGCCATCTCCTCCGGTCTAATCTCTGAAAGTATTGAAGCATCTCAGAAGTGAAACCTTTCGCAGCAGAGATTTATCTTTGGGTAATTGTGGGTACTCATCCTAAACTACATGATACACATGATGGCTTTGTTCTGTCTTGTTCTGAAGACAGAGAGGCACCATTTAGAAACATCTGGAAAGGCAGACATCTTGGCTCACTTTCTCAAAAAAGATGGACAGAAAACTATGGCAGACTTGTTGGGATAATGAAGCTCTTGATGTTTAGACCAGATAGTAGTGAAGGGGACAGAGAACTTGGTAACATACATGGATCTCCTATTGCTTAAGACATAGGAGAAATAGGAGCATCCTTTCTTACCAGTAGACTATAATAACGGTTTGTGCTTTTTACCTGTTTAACTGCAGAGGCATGCTAACACAGGCCAAAATAACAGATTCCAAGCCAATTGCAATAAACCCCTTTTCTCATGGTATTTGTAGTCCCTTACGGAGACTGTAAACACTATTAGTgacactatctacatttttcCAAGAACAACTACTCCATGTGTCTGAGAAGTACAGCAGTTGATCCCAAGTTTTCTGGCATGTGACTACCAGACCATCATTTGCAGATAACCCACGTTAGTTTGAGAGACATTTGTATGTAAACCGCTCAGGCTGTAAAAGCTGCTAAACAAAGCAAGAGCACTGAATATTGGAGAAAGATGAAATCTAGCACCTTTTCCAGTTCCCCCTAAAAAGAAAGTAGAGAGCCAGAACAGATGTGACTATAATGGAACACAGGAGAATGTGCAGTTTAGGGTCTGAGAAAAATGGAGGGAGCTAACAGGGATGTAAAGAGAAAGAGCATGCACTTTGGGTGTAGTAAGATTGGTGGTTATACAAGGAGAGTGCATGGAAAGAGAACAAATGGAGAATGGGATAATACGCTGAATTATAACCAAGTATTTTTCTGTAACTGATAGGGTAAATTCAGCCCTCTGAATCTAAACAGAAGCCCTCAAATTGATTTTGTGTAAaactgcatataaataaatattatttgtagATGACGCCGTAAGTTAATtgttttctctccttcccccacTTCTGTCTAGGACGACATGCCCAAGTGGGATCGGAACTGAGCACAATCTAGAAACTAATGGATTAGTGATTGCTTTCTTACTTTCTGAAGACTAGAAGCCACTGTCTCAAATCTTTTTTTGAGTAATGGTGCAATTTGTACCCCTTTTTTAGTGTCTGATGAGTATTGAACATGTAGTCAGTGTGTAACAAAGGCATAATAAAaggatgttttttaaaacattttgtttttattggcaCTCTCAAGTACATCTAGAAAACAGCCTCTCATTACAATTTACTATAGCAACAAATTAACCAGCAAAGCAACAATTACTGGATTCAGggcattttaaaaactgagacATGGACAAAATATTCAAACTGTGCCCTCCCTTCGCTTAgcaatttattctgtttttgtcCATTAAACTAAATGGCCCACTAAACAGGAAATACCAAAATAATAGGATTGTATTTTAATGCATTAGTTCAACCACTTGAATGAAATTTGCTAGGTTTAtatctgcctttcttccaagacCCTTATGCTGGAACTTCCCTTCATTATAtatccacaacaaccctgtaaggtaggttgagctgagagcaTATGACCGGTTCAAAGTCATCCACTGAGTTTTCATGTCtagggtggacttgaatctgggtctccccagtatTAGCCCAACACTTTAACCAATACACTGGCTCAATCCACTTGAGCATTACAAATTCTGAACTATATTTTGCATAGGACCCCCTCCTACAGAACCCGGAATGTATATCgttagaacacacacacacacttaaatctTTAAAAGAACACCAAATTAGATTGAGAGCATACTGTTTCATCTGTATCATCTTAGTTGCTTGCCTCATTATGGAATAATGCCTTTAATCTATCCATGTTTTCTGCCTGAGGTAAAAATTAAGCAAGAACTTTTCATATTGTGACAGATTGttgaaatggagaagaaaaagatggagaTTCAGAGTTAAACCGCAGTGTCCTGCATGCCACACCCAGTTACCAGAAGACAATGTTATTCTGTCCTGTGAGAACATTCTTCTCAATCCTGAGTTTACCTTTATATTTTGAGTAGGTGCACTGCAAAGCAGCACTTAAACCTCAGCCACCtgattattttctaaaaatattccTCAGATTTAGGTGGAACTTAGAGgcattcttgggaaaaaaaattgtttaaagtTGGTTTGTTCTGCAACAGAGcagtttctcatttcttttttaattaaaagtgttTGAAAACCATTATAAGATAGGTAAGAAAGCAGCATTGGGGTGCCAGGGTTACATTGTAACAAATTTGCTGGTAATTTGAATATTGCTTGTGTACCAAATTAATGTATATTGATAACCAGAAACCATTTTCCATTCATAGCATTGTCATGATTGCCGAATGATGTAGCAACCTTTCCTCTTCcccaaggatttttaaaattacagaaaatGAGATTACAAATGAAATCCCTGTTTTAACATGGCCACACCACCTTTCTTGGGAGAAAGATTGCTAGCTAGCCACTGACATCTGGTGGCTGCTTTCTTTCATGGAAATGCTCAAATGGCATATTCACATGATGTCAATTTTAATTGTCACTAACCATCATTCCAAGAGAAatcagaggaggaaaagaaagcagaCTTTCTTACACATACGCAGGATTGCTTTTCGAATGAAACTAAAGCCCCTGCCCATCACTCATTTCTGGGAGAAGTTGACATGGGTATGAAAGTGAGGGTCTTCTCCTTTTTGTCCATGGTACTAAGGCTTGCCATCTTCCAGTTAGGTTATCTGGCTGACCTAGCCTCcactcaatattttaaaaaaaaacaactctgaaGCCACACCTACCTCCTTCACTGCTCTCAAGGGAGACAGTACCAACCTGTGACCTCGGCTCATCTCAAATTGAAGTGTTATGGGAGCAGCCACATCAgtggctagttttttttttttttatctttataaataactcaaggggcgaacatacctcatactccttcctcctcctatttcccccacaaccaccaccttgtgaggtgggttgggccgagagtgagtgactggcccaaggtcacccagccagcttcgtgcctaaggcaggactagaactcacagcctcctggtgtctggcccattgccttaaccactagaccaaccatGGAAGCCATGCCTAAACTAGTTCCTATCTCATTTAGCAGCAGTGATTGTAAAATTTATCATTGTATGGAATTATTCCTTTCTTTGCTCTGAACTAACAACCAGCTTCATTAGATGACCCCACATTTTAATTATAACCAAGACAAATTGTTCTGCCTACTCCATGCCTTTTTTTCCTCAGTTGCTTAACAAAACCAAGTATCACTGCAAACAAGACAAAAAGGAAGCGTAGTCAGCTTTGCCTTTGCCTCGATTTAGCATCACCTGGTTTTGACTTTTTGAAAAGCTTTAGTGCAGCGCTCTGTGTTCTTTATTCTCATCTTGAAGTATTAGAACTTAACCAAAAGGATGCAGTATGGAAGATCCAGTTTAACCAATCTGATTGGAAATATTGCAGAACACTATCGTTAAAACATATActccatttattttaatctttcagGATATGACCATAAGGTTTCACATGGAAACAGTATAGTGACAACAATATCACTGTTAACACTTCAGAGATCATTATATTCCAATGCATATTTAGCAGCTTTCCCAAATCAGGCTTGATTATAAGCTCTGAACAAGAACAAGATTGCACCAACATGAAGGAACAGAATTCTGGCACATGAAAAGAGCAGTGACaaaaattatttaactttttcGGCTGCTCTATAACCCTCACAGGAAAATGTTCAGATTCATCTGTCAGGATACGGAGTCGTTTCTCTATTAGAAAAGCAACCATAGTTCAGCTTGGTCTTCCATGTAGGCAATCTTTGAAGCTCTTACTATCATATGCTGTCCAGCTTCTTTAAAACGTATGGAGCTGTGGAAAGAAACACAGTTAACATCCtgaacaaaatgaaacatttaGATCATGACTCCTATAATTTAAATTTTGCTAAATGAGTGAGGAGGAAAGTGATGGTATTCTCTTGGCCCAGACAACTGACAGTGAATGTCCTATGTAGGTATAACTACAGCATGGTAAATTTTCTAATGAATAGTATTCACTTGGCTTCTTCCCCATGGTGATAAGCCACAATGCTCTGCACTAAACATTCTGATCTTAAAAAGACGATTTTAAGAAAATTTCACTCAAAACAATTTGAGTTTCCCACTTCTTGTGCACCCCTATTGCTCTGAAAGCATCagtgcatatctatctatctatctatctatctattatcccacctttattatttttataaataactcaaggcagcgaacatttatttatttatttatttatttattaattatcccacctttattatttttataaataacataaggcagcgagcatacctaatactccttcctcctattttccccacaacaaccctatgaggtgaattgggctgagagtgtgtgactggcccaaggttgcccagccagctttcatgcctaaggcgggactagaactctcctactatgcctgattggctcttgcgctgagagagagtgattggcccaaggtcactcagccagcttgcatgcctaaggtgggactagaactcactcctggtttctagcctgttgccttaaccactaaccaaactggctctcatattcaaTGCCTAACTTTAAAGTTATACCATACTAGTGTGCAAATCATGAAATCAGAACAGAAATAAATTCGAAGCATTCATCAGTAATCACTGGTGTGAAGAGATGTCACCAGGGACCAAGAGCGAATTGTAATTCTTGCTCAATAATATTACTGGAGAGATATTTAAAAACGAAAAAAATAGCATTATTTCTTAAGTCCCAAATCATAAGCAGGCCCACTGAAGATTTTCTCTTTACTTTCTGGGTGTCTAAATTAGCAACGCAGGGGTCAAGTGGCAGTCCTCAAAGAACTGCCACCAAGAGTCTCATTTGATGAAATACTGTATTGCACAGTATAGTGCCATTATATCTCAACTGCAAAAATTCATATGTCTGTTAGATTACAGATAGGTagttttttgctgccatctaatgactgtccagatgtttgcagctCGGATTAATATCTCTACTACTGAAAATTGGAATGGAGGAGTGTCATGGGCTGCATCAGAAAGTTTAGCTGTggcaccaggtttttctgtttttggttttattcattttttaaaattgtctctATATATTGCTTTATCCTtgggttgtgagccacccagtttGGTTTAAGACGTACggccatacaaatattttaaataactaaattaaAGTTATTATAAACAAGATTATTAGCATTTATTAgtcccccatatgggggagatgggcggcgataaaaaatataaataaatttattatttcttgCATGAATATCTCATCCTTTTCCATtgcagttgggcagccaataaatttaaataaataaaaatcaatcctTTCTCCAAACGGCACACATAGCATTTCCTTCCgtgtttttccccaaaacaaccctGTATGGTTGGACGGAGATATGCCTGGCCCAGCGTGGCCAGGGACCTTCCGTGAGCGAGAGTAGCCTTGAAATCTCCCTCGGGACCTACTTCAACCCCTTAGCCACTACTCCACCCCTGGTTCTCTAATGATATGAAGTGCTATAGGCACTCCTGATTTTCCTATGTAAGGCCCCGATGTTACTGTCCGTCAGAAATCCTGGTCTTGCAGCAGCTCCCATGAAGGGTCGGGGCAGTTCCCAGCACGTGGCAGGCGGCCCGGATGTGCGCGCGCCGGGTACTCACTGATGCGCAACACGACTACGTAGAGGAGGAATCTGCGGACCGAGGAGAGGACGTCCTCGCGCATTTTGCGCTTCAGCTCCTCCGGGTCCAGCTTGGGCCCCAGACCCTCAAGGCGGAACATGACTCGATTCCCGTCGGCGCCAACCTGAGCTAAAGAAGCTTCCGAAAAACCACCCAGGAGCCCTCTCGAAATAATCCCGCCCTCCCTACGGTGGTCTGCGAGGGACAAATTTCTTCTTTCTATCGTCGGCACCCAAAGGGATAAATTATAATGTTCCTCTTCGATACTTCCGGTTCAAAACGCTTTTCAACTCTGAGTTCCGACGCCAAAGGAAGATTCTTATCTTAAGCATGACATGGGATGAAATAAAGTCTTTTAAGACTGGTAGAGAATCGCAGCTGGTTTTTCTAACTTTTATCGTTTCATCTTTTCCTCTCACTCTCGCTCATAGTTTTGTTATTATGAACAGGCGCCGCTGCCTGTTTCTTTTAAACTCTTTGTCCCGTTCCCTGAAGAAAGGAAATGCTTAAAAAGATTACGATTGGGAGGGTGGGTTTATTATAGCTGTACTGAGCTGCAGCATTTCGGTCCCTGCTTAATTCTGCAGTCAAAAATAACCACAAAGATAGAACTGCATTTTTACAATGCTTCTGCTAAGAGAAAAAGCGTAACTATCCAATGTTATTCTGCAATAGCATACTGCAAATTGTAATAATTGTTCAACATAAAGATTGGGAAGGTGAGGCTGAAAAATACTATCCTCGGGTGCCAGATCTTGactttgcttccttctttttacAAGGACAAAAGGGAAAGACTTTTGGGATACGGTGAGGAATTTTAGGTATATGTGAATAAAGCATAAATGGAACATATCCAGCCCATCTGTTGAAATAGCCAGTTTTGACGGATAGTAGGTGGGAGGCAGTTCCGTCATGCTAGTGACCTTGGTCACAAATCATCTGCAGGATAGGAGGCTTGCAAAGCCCACTGTGAACACTGCTAATATTGCTACCTGGGTATAACTAGATTAGGACACAATATGGACTTCATTCTAGATGCTTGCAGTGGGACATTAATAGGCATTTGAGTGGCAGCTACTTCTCAGGCATTATTCAGAATTgtcccaagacattttgctgcctacAGTATAACAACAAATGGCACTATTTGGCTGGGAAGAGCCCCATTCTCAAGCCAAGGTTCATAGTATCCAATGCCAGCCAAATAGTGTTGGCACCAATGGCAGTTCATCCATGACAGCAAGTCATCTTCACCATTATCATTATTCTTTTATGCTATCCAAAATCAGCGGCCTCTCCACCTAATAATACGGCACTGCCAGGCACCGGAGTTGCAGTTTATAAATAGGAAAGGAGTATCTCTGGCGCCAAACTTGAGGCTGCTAGCAAACTGCTTCTCAATAGTGCTGCCTTGTTGAAGATCCTCAGGCAGCAATTTCTAGTTCTGGAAAAACTGCTCGCCATTTTAAATCCTACCAATGAACTCTTCCTCAAGTTCAGCCACTTACTGCTGTTGAATAAGCTTAGGATTTGGGGGATTGTTGctgtatatgattactgctgcgagactattatatgcacaaaaatggaaagactctgaaatgcccacaatggaggaatggttggtgaagatgacagaactagcagggatggcaaaattgacttgtctgcTTAGGGAAAGGACAATAaccacatttattagtgactggaaacctcttaaggactttttgctgaaaagagaaaaaaaatgaacttctgatgtatgggtttgatgattagaaaggatagattatggaaagaaggaaattatggttTAACCTTAGGTTAAAAatatacttgtaactgctgttaagaagatcggaagctgcttctttactattttttcttttctgtctcttttctctttctttctttgcatcttttttcacttacttattacttactttactttctctactttcttttcaaaatttgtattgttcttATCCtcttaaaatttctttaataaaaattattttttaaaaaaaggattgggCAGCTGGTGGATAGAAGAGCCAGTGGGCTCTGACTAAGAGCTTTTCGCCATAAGCAATCTTTAATGAAACCCAACCCTTGCTAGGGCAATCAACACAGGGTTTAATTATCCTAACTCTTGTTACCGTGTTACATGATTTGGGCACAGAAATCATTAGGGAAGAAACAAAGCCAGTATCATGAGGACAAGAGATAAAATTGGAGTTGCTAGGCCATTCCAGCGGTTCTACGAACAGCTAATGAAGAAAAGCTCAGAATTTGGGTCCTCACT
This window contains:
- the TOMM5 gene encoding mitochondrial import receptor subunit TOM5 homolog, with the protein product MFRLEGLGPKLDPEELKRKMREDVLSSVRRFLLYVVVLRITPYVLKKLDSI